A window of bacterium genomic DNA:
CCGGGGAAGACCGAGGCCCAGCGCGCCGCCTACATCGACGGCGCCTACGTCGTTCGCCAGCGCGTCGCGAACGACTACCTCGAAGTCGAGGACGATCTCCAGGATCTCCTCGCAGCTCGACTTGAGGTAGGATCAGGTTCGTGGGCCGACGCCGACCCCGAGGAGAACCGAGATGCAACCGAAACTCGACAAGCTGCAAGACCTGCCTTTGGCGCACCTGAAGGCCCATCCGGAGATCATCACCGACCTCCTCGATGGCGATGCAGACATCTCTGTGCTGCTGCAAAAGCATGGCGACAGAGTGCGGTTCGGGGCCACCAGAACGTACTCGAAAGAGGCGATCCGGATCGTCGACGAGGCTCGTGCCGAGCACGCCGAGAGAAAACGGCAAGGGTACGGCCGGAGTGACGCGCTGGCGGACTTCGAGTCTTTCCAGCGAGAGCTCGGGCGGGTGAAGTGATAGGTGGTCACGACCACGCTACGAGCCGTACCCGACACCAACATCCTGCTCGCCGCGGAGCTCAGCGCAGGCCCCTCCAGCCCCAACAGGGAATTGTTCGAGCGCTGGAAGGCCGGGGCGTTCACGATCCTCTTCTCACAGGACACGCTCCTCGAGTACACCGAGAAGCTTCTCGAGAAGGCGATCCCCGAGGCTGCCATCAAGGATTTCCTGCGGTCACTCGTCGAGCTCGGCGTCGAAGTCTACATCGCGCACTTCCATATGCCCGTCTACCCTGTCGACGCTGACGACATCGCCTTCCTGCTGTGTGCCGACAACGGAAG
This region includes:
- a CDS encoding PIN domain-containing protein, whose protein sequence is MVTTTLRAVPDTNILLAAELSAGPSSPNRELFERWKAGAFTILFSQDTLLEYTEKLLEKAIPEAAIKDFLRSLVELGVEVYIAHFHMPVYPVDADDIAFLLCADNGRATHLVSYDRHLTAVSRHYSFKTCDTLSFLEDLRQALSSMEV